GCTCTTTTAGTTAATGGCTCTGTCCTGGTTCTGATGCTGCAGGTACAACAGCCTGGTGACGGGCAAGCGGGCGAGAGGACTCATCGCTGTGCTGTGGCTCCTGTCCTTTGTGATCGGGCTGACCCCACTTATGGGCTGGAACAAAGCCATGAGTGGTTGTCCCAACTCCACCAACGAGACAGGGGCTGACCACGGGGCAGGGCACCACGGCTGCTTCATCTCGTGTCTCTTTGAGAATGTGGTGACTATGAGCTACATGGTATACTTCAACTTCTTCGGCTGCGTGCTGCTTCCGCTCATCATCATGCTGGGAATCTACATCAAGATCTTCATGGTGGCCTGCAAGCAGCTGCATCAGATCGAGCTGATGGGCAACTCCAGGACCACACTGCAGAAGGAGGTCCATGCAGCCAAGTCTCTGGCCATCATCGTGGGACTTTTTGCCTTCTGTTGGCTGCCCCTGCATATCTTGAACTGCATCACTCATTTCCACGAGGAATTCTCCAAGTCCAAGCCAGAGTGGGTGATGTATGTGGCCATCATCCTCTCACATGCCAACTCTGTCATCAACCCCATCATCTACGCCTACAGGATCAGGGACTTCCGCTACACCTTCCACAAGATCATTTCCAAGATCCTCTGCAAGACGGACGACTTCCCCAAGTGCACCACTGACAACAACCAGCACCTGACTGTCACCAACGTGAACGCTCCGGCTGCCTCGGTGACCATATGAGCTCGCACGTCCCGctcccagcctgtccccatTGTACCCCTCCCTGTGCCTATGTGAACAGTTACAGCTGGCTCCTATGGGAGTGCTCAGAAATGACCACTATGCAGTTACGCAGCTGTATTTTTACGTTTGTCATTAACATAGTGCCTCCTAGGGGGATAACCTGACCAGGGAGACTGAGTGCAGTTCACCCTCTACTGTTAACCAGGTTGTGTGAGCGCTGGTGACCGTGCTGTACTTCCTTGCCAGGTCAGGTGCTGACTGTGGAAGTCCCACCTGCAGGGGGTGTTTCCCCAGTTGTGCTGCTCATGTCAAGTCCTCGGAtccttattttaattaatgttattattttttaatctcttcatTGATAGGAGTTATAATTTAGTGTCTGTTTTTTTTGGGTTGTTCATACTTGACAGCACTTTGGTAATACCCTAATTATTCCATCAATTGTTTGATGCAGCTAGTATTCTCTGATGGGAAAAAGTCTTAGCCCAGTTGCTAGTGTGAAACCGGATCTGTGTTGCAGGCTCCGAGGGACACGACTGTGCTGATGGCAAACAGATCACACCTGGCCATATTTTTGGCCTCAGAATGAGAGCCCTACTTACTAAAACAGAACTTTAGGGAAAGGGCTGAATGAAGTTTTAGAACAGCAGTTTTATTGCCTTTAAGTCACTCTGTTCTATAGTATATACTAACTTGTGCAGCTGAGCGCATCAGGTTTGATTTCTTGTTATTGAAATGCAGAAGGCAGATGTGCCCCAGCAGCCGTGGCTGGTCTGCTCTGAAGCTACCGAGGGATATGGAAACACTCCCTTGGTGCCAGgaccttttttatttccttccaagTCAGTCCAAGTGCTCACCTTGCCCAGAGGCCAGTTTGCTGGAAGTGATGGATTCAGTTCCTGTATAGCAGCTGAACCATCAAAGCCAGCCACAAAGCTTGGTGAAGCACCAGTGAGCTCTGACGGGGTCTGTGCAATGCCCACACTTGGCTCGGTATCTTGGCATTTCCAAGATGAATCTAAACAGTTAAAGCTAGTCTGAAGGATTTCTCTTTTAGTATCTCCATTCAGCTTTGCTGCATCTGCCTTGGTCATGGTCCAGCTAACACATGTAGCCACCTCCTGCCATTTAGGCAGGCTTTGGCTCTCCCTTTAGTCCTTCCCCTCACTATTATCTTTGGCTGTGTTCCTTCCGTTAATCATGGCTAGAAACAAGTAGAGTTTCACCTGCAGGTCTGGCAGTGTTGCAAAGTGGTTGCAAGCCACGTTTATCCTTACAACAAAAAATGCAATCCCTCCCCTCATGCAGACTGAAAATGAACCAAACTctgaacagcacagagcagagacagAGCCAGTCTCAGGACACTGCCTGCGTGTGATGGCACTGCAGAGTGGCACTCACTACTGCTACCTTTCATATGCCACTTATGAGCCAGAAGTCCACAGACATACAGGTTGTTCCCTTTGTATGAACGTGCTACCGAGTTATTAGCCATTGTAAACTATGGCCTGGGTCACCATGGCATTTAGGCACACAAAGTGACTTCATGGATCTGAGCCAAAGTCATTTtaaggaaagataaaaacaggACACCCTCTCACCCCTCCTCAAAAAAAGCTCTGAACATTACTATAAAAATGTGAAGTAAAAATGGCAGAGGAACTTTCTGTAGAGTGTAGCTGTAGACCCTCAGCTATCACTCCTTACTGCTCTGATGTACATAGGATGGATGTGTTTTCCTCACATTGCTCAGATTTTGTATTTGCCATAACTTTGTTATTTACATACAAAATGCTTAATTTACCACCTACACAACCTGGCTCAGCCTGTGCGCAGTCATTTTGTGCGGTGTTGTGTTCACACGGTGTGTCATACAAACCTACGCTGTACCTGGAGAGGAGGCCAACCTCAGAGCAGGGCCAGGAGTCACAGAGCTGGTTCCTGAGAGATCCGAGACCTGCTTCAAACATCTTCAGAAATCCCAAGAATAGCTTAATGAAACTGAAGTCAGCACAGGCTTCTTACCATTTATTATATATCAGTGCAAAGCTGATAATTAAGTCAAACTTGGTTACAGCACAGGAATAAACCTAGCAGCCACAGTGGATATTTGACAGACTTGTAGACAAGAAAGATGCTGGCTATGCAGCCAGGAGGTACACAGAAATCACACCTGGATGTGATCCAAGGCCTTCATCCTTCATCCTCTTCCTCAGCCAGTAAGATGCTTGTGAGCTGCTCCTCAGACACAGTCAGCTCCTGACAGGCTCCCATGGCCTGGCTGAGGTAGACGGCAAGTATATGTTTGCACTGCAAATAACAGCGCGGAAAAGTTAACAGTGAGAGCAACACAGAAATGTCATGCTATACCTGGAAGCCACAGAAAACCACCCAGGCCAGAATGCACCTAATGAAGTTCTCAGCTCGCAGGAACACAACTCCTTCTTGTCACATCAAGCCCTGGCGTAGCCTGCAGCTCGTTTGCCCAGGTCAGCCTTACCAGGCTCAGGGGGAGAGATCAGTACAGCCATCTCCCCCGCTCCCTGCTCCCCACGTTAAGGCAGACAGCTTACCAGAAGGCTCTCGCTCTTCTGCAGTACAGTGAAACCAAAAGCGGGACACGTGCAGAAGTGGCAGGAACTGTAGCAGGTGTAGAGTTTGCCTGAGCTCCCAAGGACCTGAAATAAATGCAATCAGAGGGCAGGGGAACTCAGGATGAGCATTCAATAGAATTTGTCTGACTCTCAGCCTGTATCTGCCCCAGTGTCCTCTCCGCAGAGactcagagcacacagcaggaaaGCAGGGGCCACAATACAAAAGGGGCCTCAAACACTGCAAAGATCCATATTGAGCTTGAAACTCCTCAGCTTTCCATGTCTCTGTGCACTTCTCTCCCCGCAGAGAAACACTCCTGTACGTACACCCATGCTCCGAGCAGACCTCAGATCCAGCGACTtgtcaggggaaaaaagggcAGTGCCACAAAGCACTGAGCCCCATCCCAATCGCCCGGCTTCCCTCCAGCCAGCCTCCTCCCTGCACTGGTAGACACTGGATGGTCAAAGATGACCCAAACTCTTTGTCACAAATTCACATGGGTGAATTCAGGGCCACTGACGACATTGGGACTGAGGGCGAGCAGCAGTAAGCACTTGCACTGAGGCTTTTTCTAACCAGCTCCAGAGACTGGGGGCTGCTGTTCAGCTCccagaacagctgcagctgctggaatcCAGATTTGTCTGAATAAACAGAGCCCAAGTCTCCAGAGAAGAAGCCTCCCTGCTTCATCTCTGGCTTGGGAACAGCACTGCCTCCTTTTACCACATGCAGCTCCTCCACAAGGCTGGTGCTGAGGAGTATTCCCTCCATACCTCAAATGCGAAGATTAAACTtgaaggaaaaagcacagtTCTGCAGTTTTGCTCTCCTCCGGGAGGTATCAAACATTCTTACGTCACTCCAGAAGAACATCACCCCTCGCAGCCTCACACTGTGTTTGCAAAAGGAGCCTTCCTCTGTCCCCTGCATTTCTCTGCAGCCCTGGCCTGGCAGGTGTTGTCTGCAGGTTGGAGCTCTCCCACAGAAGTGCCTTTGCCTCTTATCCCTCATCACTCCTGGCAGATCAGGACATGAGATCCACATTATTATTTCAGGGAAAATCAGGCTTTTCTCAGAGCCTGGCCTTTACCCCGGGCCCTCCTTATACCCCGGGCTGAGTTTGTTTCACTTGTAATAAGTTTGTTTATCTCTATCTCCCTTGATTGTTTTTTCCAAGATGAAGTATTctgatgctgctttttcttcagaagtgttttccttttggggggaggggggagtcACAGACTGCCAGATTTGGGCCAAGCTTAGAGATCCCCCATTCTGATCTAGATAGCAAGAATACAGCTTCTGCCTAATAAGGAAGGAATCTAATCTCcaaaaatcaagagaaaaagGTGCTGTTTCTGCTTAGCTGTGGCCAAGCCAGGTGCTGAGGGGCTTCTTGGCCCTGAGATGCTGTGAGATTTCCTCCTGTGCCCTCAAATCCAGGTGCTTGCTGgatgcagagagagaaaaaaacacctcggaggtgtccctgcctgcgTGTGGGAATGCAGGAgagccagctctgcccctgTGGCAGCTAGTGCTGTCCTCACTGTGCTGCTAGGCAGCACCACATTCTGTGCCAGGATGTGCTGCTCTAATCCTCACGATGGGGCAGGCTGCCATAGAGTTCTAGgaaatcaattttaaaagacATATTTAAGAAGAAACCAGGATGTGAGCAAAGGAAGTGACAGCGGGCAGCAGGGCTAGAGCTCAGATTCTCTCCCTACTAACTGCCTTCACTCCTGCAGATCACAGCTTTTCCACAACTTAGGCAGAGAACAATGGGTGCCCCAACTGCTGCTCACCCCATAACACCCAGTGTGCTCCAGCATCAGCCAGCAGTGGCCACTCTGCAGCAGGTCAGCCGTATCCCTGATCTGGAATACACAGGGCTGGCTATAGCCTGCAGTGTAGGCAGATACTATACAAGCCCTTCTAGGATGATTACCAACTATGAAGTAACAGCCTTTGAATACCTGGTCAGTGCCACCCCTGTATTAAGTAGCAAGAGCTTCAATGGCTGGGCACTGAAAGACAAATCAATCTTCACTCAAATGAGGACTTTTTCTACTCCCATCTCAGTTCCTGAGGGCCAAAGCTGCCTACACTACAAACTGCAGTCTTAAAGCTTGTCTGAGCAGAGGTATTTTCCCCTGAAGCAGTGCCCGAGATGTGCTGGGTGATATGGAACAGCATTTTAGTCTGTGAAGTATCAACATCTCAGATTTGGCTATGAGGACCCGGAGGAGTTTCACAACAGGACCAACCTTATGgccacaacaaacaaacagctccCTG
The DNA window shown above is from Gallus gallus isolate bGalGal1 chromosome 19, bGalGal1.mat.broiler.GRCg7b, whole genome shotgun sequence and carries:
- the ADORA2B gene encoding adenosine receptor A2b, coding for MNTMKTTYIVLELIIAVLSIAGNVLVCWAVAINSTLKNATNYFLVSLAVADIAVGLLAIPFAITISIGFQVDFHSCLFFACFVLVLTQSSIFSLLAVAIDRYLAIKIPLRYNSLVTGKRARGLIAVLWLLSFVIGLTPLMGWNKAMSGCPNSTNETGADHGAGHHGCFISCLFENVVTMSYMVYFNFFGCVLLPLIIMLGIYIKIFMVACKQLHQIELMGNSRTTLQKEVHAAKSLAIIVGLFAFCWLPLHILNCITHFHEEFSKSKPEWVMYVAIILSHANSVINPIIYAYRIRDFRYTFHKIISKILCKTDDFPKCTTDNNQHLTVTNVNAPAASVTI
- the ZSWIM7 gene encoding zinc finger SWIM domain-containing protein 7 isoform X1 → MLTKSPCFLLVAVPDDLLLGLKFIFGPSAVPALDLVDQRSVTRVVSPSGRTAYQVLGSSGKLYTCYSSCHFCTCPAFGFTVLQKSESLLCKHILAVYLSQAMGACQELTVSEEQLTSILLAEEEDEG
- the ZSWIM7 gene encoding zinc finger SWIM domain-containing protein 7 → MDSTLPAVAEELLKEIRKAFQETSHVPDDLLLGLKFIFGPSAVPALDLVDQRSVTRVVSPSGRTAYQVLGSSGKLYTCYSSCHFCTCPAFGFTVLQKSESLLCKHILAVYLSQAMGACQELTVSEEQLTSILLAEEEDEG